From Leishmania donovani BPK282A1 complete genome, chromosome 34, the proteins below share one genomic window:
- a CDS encoding serine/threonine-protein kinase, putative: protein MRAKIDDENSSVAVTLLPSAQVEPLASSQPPTRTGAVGTMVNTDVIDARGNDAESSGGGSAPSSMATTTTINAVFYNPSAQLPTPPPLHRNSSSPAPMQHLQHEEPQRLRAVPYFPASCESDSNEEPLFQHPPPAKPRAPLRPAPQSGRLWGAVSATPSSAGFVSGGTAPYASLLHTSSVPAVADTESSSTTAGHGLVVGCETSNHCLPASIKAHPPASATSPASIHGGYSDSVSDSTATTTVGNHSSGGRGLRRPPLMTGPNGAAVPLASPMLSGPQGRWVRSSGDESSSGFATLAVPATPANLGDTVLVAEPPTPTKQRRTIHTGMGNTVSLSCGGIGAAPRLSTSAAASTGTCASAAAATSAAAVAGGASPKPSLRIAAPFRGLGYNPAANSVSAPASRATTSSMSTAPPPPSFKCYRREGSRKRSADVLSQFSALDLDETPATPFAQTGTSRFTSINHNGNGHNAFPSQPSPSTAVYRGAGGGSNAISTVSPLTIDYATPVALSQQIGGSNAFSQVLLHPSQDVLDMSQAETECSNFLARRILKEYNEVRLLGSGSFGTVSLFKEISSGEYVAVKMSPPLRTPEMERRYRRERSVMGMVRGLPHVVQLSAAWEEGRVPRMYLQLEYCPGGSVASVANAKQSRNEPWSEAEVKVFLAHMSIALDALHRANIAHVDFKPDNVLVDKDGAYKLSDFGCSVLLDERGRPRPETRNGYGSLARGQRAGWVGGVACANPNGGPAVHTGAGVGAGGLGSSLDFNNWNEGNELSTMSIDEGDCRYLCADMLNEKQHFKAGDMFSLGMSLFELMSGQPLPRNGDQFLALRRRVPVEVLRRRGYSADLVELVVALLRSDPPQRPTARQVLQYLRLSSEELQLLSSASAMKRWTESAESFLQLQEEERQQPPLGKDGVLAATVDALRCVSALMEASMWLFTTTQQDVHRLAAPANAGKGEDEEDERHRQQTQQPQPQPLLQLPRGQQLEDLPMSPIQCDEACTPTALNY from the coding sequence ATGCGAGCAAAGATAGACGACGAGAACTCGTCCGTGGCCGTCACGCTTCTGCCTTCAGCACAGGTGGAGCCTCTGGCCAGCTCTCAGCCTCCCacacgcaccggcgccgtggGCACCATGGTGAACACTGATGTCATCGATGCACGAGGCAATGATGCAGAAAGCTCTGGTGGCGGGAGCGCGCCATCTTCGATGGCCACGACGACTACAATCAACGCAGTCTTCTACAACCCCtccgcgcagctgccgacgccgccaccactgcatCGGAactcgtcgtcgccggcgccgatgcagcaTCTGCAGCACGAGGAACCGCAGCGACTTCGAGCTGTCCCCTACTTTCCTGCGTCCTGCGAGTCCGACAGCAACGAGGAGCCTCTCTTCCAGCATCCTCCACCTGCAAAGCCCAGAGCACCCCTTCGGCCGGCCCCGCAGTCGGGCCGTCTGTGGGGCGCTGTGAGTgcgacgccgtcgtccgCCGGCTTTGTTAGCGGTGGAACCGCTCCGTACGCTTCCCTTCTCCACACCTCATCCGTCCCGGCCGTGGCAGACACAGAGTCGTCGAGCACAACAGCGGGACATGGCTTAGTTGTCGGCTGTGAAACCTCGAATCACTGCCTTCCGGCGTCCATCAAGGCGCACCCCCCTGCGTCCGCCACTAGCCCTGCAAGCATACACGGAGGCTACTCGGACAGTGTCAGTGACTCcacggcaacgacgacggTTGGAAATCATAGCAGTGGCGGCCGCGGGCTGCGACGGCCTCCGTTAATGACGGGGCCCAAcggcgcggcagtgccgtTGGCGTCACCGATGCTGAGTGGGCCGCAGGGTCGGTGGGTAAGGTCTTCGGGcgacgagagcagcagcggctttGCAACCCTGGCTGTGCCTGCGACGCCTGCCAACTTGGGGGACACGGTACTCGTCGCCGAGCCGCCGACACCAACGAAGCAACGTCGCACGATTCACACAGGAATGGGCAACACGGTAAGTCTTTCATGCGgaggcatcggcgccgctcctcggttgtccacctccgctgcagccagcACCGGAACCTGCgcctcggctgctgccgcaacgtccgccgccgctgttgccggAGGTGCGTCACCAAAGCCGTCTCTGCGCATTGCCGCGCCATTTCGAGGACTCGGCTACAACCCAGCGGCTAACAGCGTATCAGCGCCTGCTTCGCGTGCCACCACGTCGAGCATGAGCAccgcccctccaccgccgtcctTCAAGTGCTACCGCCGCGAGGGCAGCCGGAAGCGGTCCGCCGACGTTCTGTCGCAGTTCAGCGCACTTGACCTTGATGAAACACCAGCAACGCCTTTTGCGCAGACGGGCACCAGTCGTTTTACCAGCATCAACCACAACGGCAACGGGCACAACGCCTTCCCATCGCAGCCGTCACCGTCGACGGCTGTCTACCggggcgccggcggcggcagcaatGCGATCAGCACCGTTTCCCCTCTTACCATAGACTACGCCACACCTGTGGCTCTGTCTCAGCAGATTGGTGGCTCGAATGCCTTctcgcaggtgctgctgcatccaTCTCAGGACGTTCTGGACATGTCGCAGGCCGAAACGGAATGCTCGAACTTCTTGGCGCGGCGCATCCTAAAGGAGTACAACGAAGTACGACttctcggcagcggctccttCGGCACGGTCTCCTTGTTCAAGGAGATCAGCTCAGGCGAGTATGTCGCAGTGAAgatgtcgccgccgctacgGACGCCGGAGATGGAGCGGCGATACCGCCGCGAGCGGTCTGTGATGGGCATGGTGCGGGGGCTGCCGCACGTCGTGCAGCTCTCTGCCGCCTGGGAGGAAGGTCGGGTGCCGCGCATGTATCTGCAGCTGGAGTACTGTCCTGGCGGCTCCGTCGCATCTGTCGCGAACGCGAAGCAGAGCCGGAATGAGCCCTGgtcggaggcggaggtgaaggTATTCCTAGCTCACATGAGCATCGCACtcgatgcgctgcaccgcgccaaCATTGCGCACGTCGACTTCAAGCCGGACAACGTCCTCGTCGATAAGGACGGGGCGTACAAGTTGTCTGATTTCGGCTGCAGCGTGCTACTGGATGAGAGAGGCCGACCGAGACCAGAGACGCGGAACGGCTACGGATCCCTGGCACGAGGCCAACGAGCTGGCTGGGTCGGAGGTGTCGCGTGCGCGAACCCGAACGGCGGACCTGCTGTTCACACAGGTGCTGGCGTTGGAGCTGGCGGGCTGGGATCTTCCCTGGACTTCAACAACTGGAACGAAGGCAACGAGCTGAGCACGATGAGCATTGACGAGGGCGATTGCCGGTACCTGTGCGCCGACATGCTGAATGAAAAACAGCACTTCAAGGCTGGTGACATGTTCTCGCTAGGGATGTCGCTTTTCGAACTCATGTCAGGCCAGCCACTCCCCCGCAATGGCGATCAGTTCCTagcgctccgccgccgcgtgccggtggaggtgctgcgccgccgcggataCTCGGCCGACCTGGTGGAGCTTGTCGTGGCGCTCTTGCGTAGCGATCCCCCACAGCGACCGACTGCACGACAGGTTCTACAGTACCTCCGGCTCTCTTCCGAGGAACTTCAGCTGCTGTCGAGCGCCTCGGCGATGAAGCGGTGGACAGAGAGCGCTGAAAGCTTTTTGCAactgcaggaggaggagcggcagcagccaccgctcGGCAAGGATGGTGTCTTGGCTGCCACCGTGGACGCGCTGCGGTGTGTGAGTGCGCTCATGGAGGCGTCAATGTGGCTCTTCACGACAACTCAGCAGGATGTGCACCGACTCGCTGCCCCAGCAAACGCTGGCAAGggagaggatgaggaggatgagcggcaccgccagcaAACTCAGCAGCCACAACCGCAGCCGTTGCTCCAGCTCCCTCGCGGACAACAATTAGAAGACTTGCCCATGTCTCCGATCCAGTGCGATGAGGC